In Chryseobacterium sp., the genomic window CCGATCTTGAATAAAGGGGTTTCATAATAAATATCCTTCAGCGAATCGAAAACGACCACTAAAAAAAGCATCACCAGTGTCAGCAGACAAGAAGCAACGAAGGTAAGTCTGTAAAATTTCAATTTTACAAAGTTTTAGTTAGTGAATGTAAAGTTAGGATTTTTAAGTGATTAAACGATCAGTTTATATCCAATTCCTTTTAAGGTCTGAATGGTATTGATTCCCAATTTTTCTCTCAGTCTTCGGATATGGACATCAATAGTCCGCTCTCCTACGATGACGTCATTCCCCCAAACTTTTTCAAGGATTTCTTCTCTTTTGAAAACCTTCTCAGTATTGGAAGCCAAAAGATAAAGCAGATCAAATTCTTTCTTAGGAAGCAGAAACTGCTGTCCGCTTTTTGAAACTCTGAAATTATCTTTATCGATTACCAGATCTCCTATCTCTATCAGTTTTGCGTTGTCTGAAACCTGAGAAGTCAGTTGTAATAATGCGTTTACTTTGGAGATAAGAATTTTCGGTTTGATCAGTTTGACAACATAATCATTAGCTCCTGCTTGAAAACCGGCCAGCTGTGAAAACTCTTCACTTCTTGCGGAAAGGAAAACGATAAGTGTTTTTTGAAGTTCTTTCACTTTACGAAGTTCCTGACAAGTTTCAATGCCGTCTTTTTCAGGCATCATCACATCCAGTAAAATAAGGTCCGGAATGATTTCCTTTGCTTTTTCTATACCTTCATTACCATTAGTAGCTGTATAGATGTCGTAACCTTCTTTTTCCAAATTGTAAGACAGTATCTCTAAAATGTCCAGTTCGTCGTCTATTAAAAGAATTTTTTTGCTCATCTTCTAGTTTAA contains:
- a CDS encoding response regulator transcription factor, coding for MSKKILLIDDELDILEILSYNLEKEGYDIYTATNGNEGIEKAKEIIPDLILLDVMMPEKDGIETCQELRKVKELQKTLIVFLSARSEEFSQLAGFQAGANDYVVKLIKPKILISKVNALLQLTSQVSDNAKLIEIGDLVIDKDNFRVSKSGQQFLLPKKEFDLLYLLASNTEKVFKREEILEKVWGNDVIVGERTIDVHIRRLREKLGINTIQTLKGIGYKLIV